Sequence from the Streptomyces sp. NBC_00358 genome:
GGGATCATGCTCACCCGCGTCGCCGACTCCACCGCGCGCATCGACGCGGGCGGCCCGACGCTGCCGTCGATCTGGACCGCGGGAGCCGTCCTGGCGTTCGCGATCAAGGGCGGCTGGCGGTGGGCGGCCTTCGCCTCCACGCTCGTCGCCGCGGCCAACCTCGTCGAGCGCGGCGCCCCGACCCGCGACACCGTGCACAACGTGGTCCTCGTCTGGGTCGCCTCCATCGCCATCGGCTACGTCGTCGAGGTCGCCCGCGCCTCCGAACGCACCCTCGCCCGTGCTCTGGAGATCGAGGCCGCCACCCGCGAACGCGAGCGCCTCGCCCGGGACATCCACGACGGTGTGCTCCAGGTCCTCGCCATGGTGCAGCGGCGCGGCACCGCGCTCGGCGGAGAGGCGGCCGAACTCGGCCGGATGGCCGGTGAGCAGGAGGTCGCGCTGCGCACCCTGGTGTCGGGGGGACTGGTGCCGGTCTCCCGGGTGTCGGAGGACGCCGCGCTCGGCGCGGTCGTACGCGTCGTCGACGAACCCGACGACGAGGATCCCGCGGGCGACGTCGACCTGCGCGCCCTGCTCGCCCCGTACGCCACCGCGCGCGTGACCCTCTCCGAGCCCGGCGCGCCGGTTCCGCTCGACCCGCCCGCCGCGCGGGAAGTGGCCGCGGCCGTCGGTGCCGCCCTGGACAATGTCGGCAAGCACGTGGGCCCGGACGCCCGTGCCTGGATCCTGGTCGAGGACGAACCGGACGCGGTGATCGTGACCGTACGCGACGACGGCCCCGGCATCCCCGAGGGGCGGCTCGCCCAGGCCGAGGGCGAGGGGCGGCTCGGAGTGGCGCTGTCGATCCGCGGCAGGCTGCGCGAGCTGGGCGGCACGGCGGAACTGATCTCGGTCCCGGGGCAGGGCACCGAGGTCGAGCTGAAGGTACCGAAGGACGCGCGGGGGAAGGCAAGGACGCGATGACGAAGGTGACGGTAGGGCGATGACGGACGGGACGGCGGCGGGGGAGCGGGCGGGCGGGGACCCCGTCAGGGTCATGGTGGTGGACGACCACCCCATGTGGCGCGACGCCGTGGCGCGTGACCTGGCGGCCGCCGGGTTCGACGTGGTCGCCACGGCGGGGGACGGCGAACAGGCCGTGCGCCGCGCCCTGGCGGTGGCGCCCGATGTCCTCGTACTCGACCTGAACCTGCCCGCCAAGCCCGGCGTCCAGGTCTGCAAGGAACTGGTTGGGGCCGATCAGACCCTGCGCGTCCTGGTCCTGTCGGCCAGCGGGGAGCACGCCGATGTGCTGGAGGCGGTGAAGTCCGGCGCGACCGGGTATCTCCTGAAGTCGGCGTCCGCCGAGGAACTGGCCGACGCGGTGCGCCGGACCGCGGTGGGCGACCCGGTGTTCACGCCGGGCCTCGCGGGCCTGGTCCTCGGCGAGTACCGCCGGCTGGCCTCGGAGCCGGTCACGGCCGCGGGCGCCGACGAGCCGAGGGCCCCGCAGCTGACCGACCGTGAGACCGAGGTACTCCGCCTGGTGGCCAAGGGCCTGAGCTACAAGCAGATCGCGGAGCGCCTGGTCATCTCCCACCGCACCGTCCAGAACCATGTGCAGAACACCCTGGGCAAGCTCCAGCTGCACAACCGCGTCGAGCTGGTCCGCTACGCCATAGAGCGGGGGCTCGACGAGGCGTGACCCGGGCGGATGCCGGTCCGGATGCCGCCCTTCGGGTGATCTGCACTGATCAACTGGCCGACAATTCACCGGAATAGACCTTCCGCACCATGCCGAAGTGACCTGGATCACTATTAGCGTGAGTCCATCAGCCAACCATGGCGAAGGGACTTTCCATGCGGGTCGGAGTACTGACCGGAGGCGGCGACTGCCCCGGGCTCAACGCCGTCATCCGGGGCATCGTCCGCAAGGGCGTGCAGGAGTACGGCTATGACTTCGTCGGTTACCGCGACGGCTGGCGGGGGCCGCTCGAAGGCGACACCGTCCGGCTCGACATCCCCGCCGTGCGCGGGATCCTGCCGCGCGGCGGCACCATCCTCGGATCCTCGCGCACCAACCCCCTCAAGCACGAGAACGGTATCCGCCGGATCAAGGAGAACCTGGCCAAGCAGGAGGTGGACGCCCTCATCGCGATCGGCGGCGAGGACACCCTGGGCGTGGCCGCACGGCTCGGCGACGAGTACGGGATCCACGTCGTCGGCGTACCCAAGACCATCGACAACGACCTCTCCGCCACCGACTACACCTTCGGCTTCGACACGGCGGTCAACATCGCGACCGAGGCCATCGACCGCCTCCACACCACCGCCGAATCACACATGCGCGTCCTGGTCTGCGAGGTGATGGGCCGTCACGCGGGCTGGATCGCGATCCACTCGGGCCTGGCCGGTGGCGCGAACGTCATCCTCATCCCCGAGCAGCGTTTCGACGTCGAGCAGGTCTGCGCCTGGGTGACCTCGCGCTTCAAGGCGTCGTACGCGCCGATCGTGGTCGTCGCCGAGGGCGCCATGCCCAAGGACGGCGACATGGTCCTCAAGGACGGCACCCTGGACTCCTTCGGCCATGTCCGGCTCTCCGGTGTCGGCGAGTGGCTGGCCAAGGAGATCGAGCGGCGGACCGGCAAGGAGGCCCGCACCACGGTCCTCGGGCACGTCCAGCGCGGCGGGACGCCCAGCGCCTTCGACCGCTGGCTCGCCACCCGCTTCGGCCTGCACGCCATCGAGGCCGTCCGCGACGGCGACTTCGGCAAGATGGTGGCCCTGCGCGGCACGGACATCGTCCGCGTCCCGATCGCGGAGGCCACCGCCAAGCTGAAGACGGTCGACCCGACGCTCTACGAGGAGGTCGGGGTCTTCTTCGGCTGACGCGGCGCCTCTGCGGCCTGGGGGTGTGAGCCGTATATTCGGCCCATACCCCCAGAACGGGAGAAACCGGTGGAGATCCTGGCGTTCGGCGTCCAGTCCGACGAGAAGCCCCTGATCGAGAAGGCCTTCGCCGGACGCCACGAGGTCCGCTGCCTCGGCGTCTTCCTCACCGAGGACACCGCCCGCATCGCGTCCGGCTACGAGATCATCTCCACCAGCGTCAACTGCGGGCTGGGACACCGTGTTCTGCAGACCCTGGCGGCCGGCGGCACCCAGCTCGTCGCCCAGCGCTCCACCGGGTTCAACAACATCGACCTCGAAGTCGCCGAGCGCCTCGGCATGACGGTCGCCCGGGTCTCGTACTA
This genomic interval carries:
- a CDS encoding response regulator transcription factor; the encoded protein is MTDGTAAGERAGGDPVRVMVVDDHPMWRDAVARDLAAAGFDVVATAGDGEQAVRRALAVAPDVLVLDLNLPAKPGVQVCKELVGADQTLRVLVLSASGEHADVLEAVKSGATGYLLKSASAEELADAVRRTAVGDPVFTPGLAGLVLGEYRRLASEPVTAAGADEPRAPQLTDRETEVLRLVAKGLSYKQIAERLVISHRTVQNHVQNTLGKLQLHNRVELVRYAIERGLDEA
- the macS gene encoding MacS family sensor histidine kinase — encoded protein: MARREIVMRMSVEQPLWRALTGYRVLTVLYAIGLFATAYDRFARPWVAVAFFAFLLVWTLATLPRVSGAANCTKRFLAADLTVALAGIMLTRVADSTARIDAGGPTLPSIWTAGAVLAFAIKGGWRWAAFASTLVAAANLVERGAPTRDTVHNVVLVWVASIAIGYVVEVARASERTLARALEIEAATRERERLARDIHDGVLQVLAMVQRRGTALGGEAAELGRMAGEQEVALRTLVSGGLVPVSRVSEDAALGAVVRVVDEPDDEDPAGDVDLRALLAPYATARVTLSEPGAPVPLDPPAAREVAAAVGAALDNVGKHVGPDARAWILVEDEPDAVIVTVRDDGPGIPEGRLAQAEGEGRLGVALSIRGRLRELGGTAELISVPGQGTEVELKVPKDARGKARTR
- a CDS encoding 6-phosphofructokinase; protein product: MRVGVLTGGGDCPGLNAVIRGIVRKGVQEYGYDFVGYRDGWRGPLEGDTVRLDIPAVRGILPRGGTILGSSRTNPLKHENGIRRIKENLAKQEVDALIAIGGEDTLGVAARLGDEYGIHVVGVPKTIDNDLSATDYTFGFDTAVNIATEAIDRLHTTAESHMRVLVCEVMGRHAGWIAIHSGLAGGANVILIPEQRFDVEQVCAWVTSRFKASYAPIVVVAEGAMPKDGDMVLKDGTLDSFGHVRLSGVGEWLAKEIERRTGKEARTTVLGHVQRGGTPSAFDRWLATRFGLHAIEAVRDGDFGKMVALRGTDIVRVPIAEATAKLKTVDPTLYEEVGVFFG